The Hippoglossus hippoglossus isolate fHipHip1 chromosome 4, fHipHip1.pri, whole genome shotgun sequence DNA window CATACATGCCCAGTATATGTGGTCATGCGAGTTTTCACGTGTATTAttatggacagggattaaaactgatggAGCTAAAACGCTTGTGTGAACAGAGattgttttcaaactaaaacatagtaGGATGGATGTAGCCTCACAGATCTGACTCATACCTGCCAGTTTACTGAGGGATCTTTCATCAGCTCTTCAAACTTCCGTTGCACTTCTCTTTGGAAGATGCTGGTCTCGTATCTCTCCTCTCCAAACTGACCTCTGAGAGCAGCCTCGACAGGGCTGAGCTGCAGGAACATCACCAGGTCTGGCTTCGGCAGTCCCACGTCCGGTTTCATGCACCAGTCCAGACAGAACCCCTGGAGACAACAGGACATGTCATTACCCACACGACGATACTGTCTGTGATAGGTGCACAGATCGAATGTGCTGAGACTCACCGGCTTGGCACTGGTGAAAGCAACTCCGGAGAAGGCGTACCTATCTACAACCAGAGTGGTGCCTtgctccagcttctccttcatcaAAGGTCTGTGGGTTAGAATTATTCAAATATGCTGCATAAGAAAATGCAAGCCATGAGCACAGGGAATGTTTTCAGCAGTGGGTCAACACACAGTTGGTGCTTTAGTGAATATTAATtcactaaaaataaaagaagttctGAGTAAATTGACTGCGTTTACATAGACAGCAATATTCTGACCATTATTCTGAATAAAACTAATCAGATTGCAATGTTTATGAGGGGGTAAAAGATATTTCATATTCCGGTTTACAAACTCCAGAGCAAAGTCAGAGTATGATAACCTTCGATTATAAATAGTTGTGTTCTTTATAAAAAGGCAGAGTAAGTGGAGTCAGATTTTCTCCACACCATGGTTCTCCTTCTCATGGAATCCCGATGGACACGTCACAGGGTCAAGTGGTTgggaaaggagattatttggaCTTTCCCACCGCAGCCCTGATGTGTCTTAAGAGGGGtgagtttaaaaatatatatatatatatatatagtctatgcTTTAGGCCTTTTAGAAATAATTTAGCAGGTGAAAACAGGTGTTGCTGATCACCTGCTGTCTCAAGTCAAGATGGCTGCCATGAAGAAGCGCCATGGGGAGTCTATTTGACACGTTTGCACAGCTGACATCAACAGGAAGTTGAACAGAAAGCTGCCATGGTGATACTTTCAGGGAACCTACACGTCTGCAGTGAATAAGGTCCGTTATCAAAAGTAAACACtattcaaaacaaacagggagcGCACGAAGTTTGTCTGAGTCTTACACCATCTCCCAGCGGTTGGCAGAGAACAGCAGGTGAACCGTGTGGTCCTCCAGGTCGCTCTTCTTCTGCAGGTAGGCGCTGATCAGCTGTCCGATCGTGGTGCTCCTGTCTGCGCCATGTAATCATATACATCACGTTAGCGAATGAACGGACGTCCTGCTGCACACGGAATGTTAACGTGAAGCCCGACAAAGTGACCACCGCCTTACCGGGGAACCGCATCATCTCCACCGACTGCCCGCTTTGCTGCAGcgcctgcagcagcttctggcACTGGGTGGTTTTCCCGGCCTTGTCCACCCCCTCCAGCACGATGAGTGCTCCTCTCTTACACGCCATGACAcctcactgtgtctgtgagcTGTACAGAGGAGACGGAGACCGACAGAGCGCCCTGCGAAGATCAGTTACACCACAGACCGAGCCTCACATTTACCCGCCTTTTCCTGAAGCCTACTGAAAACATGGAAGTGCAGTGACGCACTTCCGTCTTcgattgttattgtttttttctataaTAACTTTATTGAAATGTGCTAGACAGACACACGTTGGTCTGGTACCACCTAcatcaggggtcttcaacgtttttcaggccaaggacccccaaactgatagagatggagcagggaccccctactatatatattgtataaaattgtgttttatattaaactgggcctagtgccatggATAAACAGAACCTGCCAGAGCCAGCATGTAACATGCGGCCTCGTGATTGGCACAGCAGCAATAGGGGCGGGTCTTCCTCGTTGCGTACAGGCGGCTTGGAGGGACAGGTCTAGGCTAGTCTCGTGCTGTGAGTTAACCGGTTAGTCAACTAGTGCGCCGAAAATGTCAACTAGTTGAAGAAAATGCCCAACATGTAAGAAAAATGTTCAACATGTTCGGTCAAAGTCCCTACATGTTTGGTACAGAGTCGAACAAGTGAGACAAAATGTCTCCCACTAGTAAGCTAGTGAGGGAAACATCAGTGTCACTAGTTTACTAGTGGCTCTTTTTGGACCTAACTAGTTTACTAGTAAAATAATGTGGCTGTAACTAGCTCACTAGTACGGCCAAAAAGACCCCAACTAGTGCTactagtggacttttaggctcCTACTAGTTACACTAGTAGCCATTTTGAGCCTCACTAGTTTACTAGTAAGGTCAAAAACAACCTTACTAGTGGACATTTTGGCTCTTACTAGTTACACTAGTGACTATTTTTAAGCCACACTAGTTAACTAGTAAGGTCAAACAGACCCGAACTAGTGCAACTAGTGGACATTTACGCCTCACTAGTTAACATGTAAACTGCAAATGCAGCCACTAGTGTCACTAGTCAGGCGCAAATGTCCACTAGTAAACTAGTGTAACACTTTCAGCATTACTAGTTCGGTCCAGAGGGCCACTAGTGCGGCAAAAAGCCAACTAGTAGGGACTTTGGTGCTACTAGTGCGGCGCACAGTGTTACTAGTAAAGTTTCTGTTGTAACTAGTTGAACAAAAGTGCCACTAGTTGCTGAAAAAGAGTGACTAGTAAGATTTTTTGTTCAACTAGTACAGTAAGATACTGAACTAGTGCGACCAAATGTCCAACTAGTGCTGACAAAGACCGAACTAGTGGAGGGGACTGACATTTGATATCAAGGATATGGAATAAATGCTCAAACGCCTTGCCATAGGTGCCCAGCTTGAGAGAGCtcctgtgtgtcgctgaatgtgtgcattgctgactgaaagataacgtcttctgcctccattaaTCCGTTCGcaacaatatgttggattcatgttaatgtgtatttaaagacatttaaataaaaattggttggggaatttttttttaaataaatataaaaaattgtctaatcaaccaaaaatgtcgcgacccccctgcagtacctccgcggaccccctgttgaagacctctgacCTAGATAAAACTAATACATTCTAATCCAACATTCAATGATATAGTCAGataaatagttttatatttacattgtaaAAGACCTCTAATATTAGATCTgcctttatttgtattgtgctTTACATGGTTTCGTTATCCACACtatgtaacattttaaatatgataCATTGATAAATTCATGTTTCTAGATGAGTAAATCTGCAATGCATAGTCATGAAAGTGCTGAATTTGCAAAAAGGAGCAGCCTATATTCTCTTTCAATTTAAAAGGAAAGCTAGCGTACTATTACTTCACCTGTCAACATTTTgtcttaacaaatatttaaaggGCAAGATTCAACACTATCTccaatgtgtattttaaatcaTCAGTGTGACATACACACTATAATGTAGCAAAGTTTCACTTTTCTTGTTGATCTGGTACCtacatgaaaaatgtttgaGGTTATCTGTAAGATGAAAGAACCCATAAAAATATCTAGCACAAAAATGCACTTAGTTAGGATACATGTGATCTCTCTCTAATAAACCATTTAGATTCGAATTTTTTCAAAGGTTTGTAAATTTAAGTTAATTTTAGACTGTTGTAATAGGTAAAGATCACAGAGGTACTACAGCACTATGGGGAACAGCCAGACGTTCCCATTCACGTAATGACTGAACTGCACAAGACAACTTCTGAGGGTAATGATTTATTTCTTATACACAGTCTCTAGTTCAATAGTAACAGTGTCATCAGGATCATTTCTGCCTCAATCCAGCAGACAAGCATCACAATTTGTTCTCATGACAGTGTTTCAGAGCATCTTTCAGTGCTGCCAGCACCATGTCAACATGGGCCTTGCTGCTGTTACATCCCATCAGTCCCACACGTAACACCtgaaaagaccccaaaaaaTCAGAGATTCAGGCTACGCACAAGTCTTAAGCAACTTCTTAGtgtgcaaacaaaacaagaagtgaGTACACAGACAAATAATCATTTACCAAGCCAACTGATGGTCCAAGCCCTCCGGAAATTTCTAAATTATGGGTTTTCATGATGTAGCTTGTGATCTCTTTCCAGTCATATCCAGTAGGAGCAACAATGGTGGTGACAGTCGGCAGCCTTGCTTTCTGTAACAACCAGTAAATCCAGACATGgtgatgttttttcttgttaTAACAGTGACTTGAATGAGCGTGTGAAATCCACCAACAACAAATAAGTGGTTGTATTGAAACTTAAGACTCACTTTTTCTTTGACAAAAAGGTGGAGCCCCATGCTTTCTAGGCTAGTGTGGAAGTATTCCGCCACTTCTTTATGTCTTTCCCAGGATTTCTCCAGACCCTTAGATcaacaaacatttgaacaaacattaTACAACAACATCACCATTTACCTGTACCATATTTACATTGACTTTATGCTAATTTACGGTGTACTGATCAGGGTTTTTGTTTGACATCATACATGCAAAGACAATGCTAACACACAGGTGTAGCAGGTGTaatgtttaccatgttcacGATCTTAGTTTAGAATGTTCACATTTGCTCATTACTGTctgcattaatgtgttttatagTATCTGGTTATAAACTAAAGCACTAAACAAATCCCAAATTTTTGACCTCATGATTGTGCAAATCAGAGGATCACTTAAGTCAGGAGGATCCATCCTCTGTTTTATATGTACAAAATTTCCTGCAGTAGTTAAAGATCTGAGTCATGGTGGTTGTTGGACTGACCTATCAACACAATGACATTAGCGTCCCTGCAGCCATGATTCGAACATGGATCAAAGTTGGGGGTTAGGGTTTTGGTATAGAACCTACTTGTTCATAGGTTCCATACCAAAGCAAAAGGTAATGTGGGTAATTCATATTTTTGCCTTGTTCTTACAAAGGTATTGTTGGCACAGAGGTATACTATTATAATACTCAATGGCTGCAGAACTTTTGCAGCTCAAAGCAAAATCCAACCATTCCTCTGAAGCACATGTCCCACCTCTTCAACAAGCACCGCCAGGCTCTCCCTCAGAGAGTAAAAAGCAGTGACTGGGCCTGTGTGGTGATATCTATagagaggaaatgaagcagAGAGAGCAATAAACAGAAATTGTGCAAGTACGGCTAAAAATGAAACCGCTTTGTGAAATGTGATCAGATCCAgtctgcaggaaacaaaaatgTCTCACACTCTTGACGGCTTGCCATCACATCCCCAATAGTTTGAAAGCCAATTCAAATCCAGGAAGAATGACACTGGCTTTGTCCTCCGGTTGAATATTTTCTGGCTGTGGACAAATTCAGCATTAAACATACTTTATAATGTGATGGTAATCTATTACTGGCAGGCTTGTAGGTATATACAGGTCTCACCATGCTCTCTCACTGAAGGAGATAGGTGCTGTACCCGGTGGAGCATTTAGCACCTTCTGAGAGCCTGTGTAGAGGATGTCTATCCCTGTCAATACggacatttacaaaaaaaaaatctgatgaaGTACAATACAAATGTGTTAAATAATTTCATCAGTTGTGCCACTGGAAAACACTTTGCAGGATTAAACAACAAACCTTGCTGGTCCATGTGCAGAGGGGCTCCTCCCATTGAAGCCACAGAGTCTACGAGAAACAGGCAGTTATACCTGAGGACACAAGTCATAACACATCTCTGTTATCATCTGCTTATCATTTGaaacagatgtgatgaagaCAGATTGTTGCGAGTGTTGTGTCTCACTTGTGGCACAGCTGTCCGATTCCATCTAAAGGATGCAGGACTCCTGTGGAAGATTCCCCATGTGCAAGGAAGAGCAGGGCGGGCCTGTGCTTTGCTAAGGCCTGTGATGAGATAACAGTGAGACCACTCTGAACGCAGCTTTAATGGAaattagtaaaataaataagttattAATAAATTAACTGATGTTTTAATTGTGCTGAAATGACTGTGAAAACTAATTTCCCCCAGGGGTCAGTAAAGTCTAAAGTCTAATACCCGCTCAATTTCTTCGTTGGTGAGGAAGCCCCCAGGAGGCGCCACAATGGTATTCACTCTGGCACCTGTTGGATTGAAACACATGGTTTTCTGtcgtgttttttatttatttttttaggaTTTGAATTCCATCATTTGATAAAGATTTTAAAGTACCTATCCTCTCTGCCATGTCTGCTGCTCGCTCTCCCCATATTCCATTCACTGCCGTCAGCACCCCCTCCCCGGGCTCCACTGCGTTGAAGATGGCACACTCCATGGCAGTGTGGCCGGTGCCGCTCACAGCTAAAGTCACACGGTTCTGAGTCTGAAACATGTACTGGATTCCACTTTTGATGTCATCCATTATCtgtaatgtgaaatgaaaaatcttTTATGAGGAAAGGTATAAATAGAAATGTATTATCTGTGCTATTCCACCCTGTAGCCTTAAATAAGCAGCAGACTGTGTAGTCCTAACCCTGGTTTGCTGTAACCTTTCTAAATCTGTGTAATCAAGTTAGAAAGCACATGATCAGAAACTCCATCAGCAGCAGTTTTGGATAATAATTAGTCATTGTTAAGAAAGGAACTGGAAAAACTGGTTCTGTAGCCTCTCCAATGTGAAGAGTTGCTGGTTTCGTCTTGATAACTAACTGGAACaacattcaattattttttcacagtttttaacatttcatttatagaACGTGTTAAATTACAAAATAAccaaacaataatgaaaaaacaagTCTATTTAACAAACATTCAATTTGGAGCAGCATTTTAATGTTGCAGCCGGATGAGGTGGAGGAAATGTTAGAATAATTTACTAAACAGGTTTTGTCATTAAATTTATAGAAGTTAGttaaattatatgttttgtctctaaaaaaatcttaattttcAAATGACCAGCAACTGAGTCTGTTAAATAAACGTACTAATATGATAGACACAATATTTCCCATTGAAAATAGAAGCAAAATGGCATGAAACAGAAGTAGTTGCACCAGTAGTTGCATGAAATTTGTAAGAGTAATACTTATGTAAACATTTGCTTTCTATCTGATGTACTTCCTAGTAGATGTTACATCTTACTGTACCTCAAGATGGAGGCAGATTGTGACTTTGGCCTGTCTTTGAAACAGGGTTATTGCTTTTCTATGAACTGTGGATAGTTTTGTGAcagatacagtatatttaaaaaaacaagttgatgCCTTTCTCTTCCTGGCAAGTCATCATTCATCAATCATTCATGTTAAACACACAGTTACCTCAAATATCTCTGGATGCATGTGTCCAATGACAGGATTGGCCCCGGCCTGCAGGATACGAGGGGGGACGTTGGAAGGACCTGGTCCAAACATGTGGCGGAAAGGAACCACCAGCGGTTTCAGTAGGCACTTTGGTGGAGGTACAGGGACGGACGACATGTTTCCAGCAGTGTGACGAGCAGCAAAACCCCAACGAGCCGTGGAAACAGGCAAAGTAAAGCCCCGGCTGAGCACGCCCCTCTGTTTGACCAGTGAGGGCCTGAGGTCACTAGTCCGTCACAACATTTCCCTCTTCTGTCAACACTCACTGCTTTCTGAGCTCGGGTACCTTGATGCCTCCCAACCTTTACAGATAAGGAAGTTAAAATGTcctcaaatgttaaatattgaCTACAAACTCTCCAGGTTTAACTATTACACTGATCTTGAAGGTTTCCATAGGCTGACCATGGTGAAAATCCAGTCGGTAGCTGACATGTTAAATCAATTCATAACCTCTGACGTTTGAATTTACAATTTTCATGCAGTAGATTTAAATTTAGTATCTGTATAAAATTTAACATTGATGGACATTTTGGAAAAGCCTGGTAAAGTGAGATGTTTTAAGGATATGAGTTGTATCACATTGGTGCACCAGTAATTCAGGGTTTCACCTTATTTTGTAtgatttactttgtgtgtgtgtgtgtgtgtgcgtgtgcgtgtgcgtgtgtgcgcccGTGCGCGCAGAAAAAGAATGTGGAACAGCTCCATAAGAGAGACAGTCTAAGCTTCTATTGGTCAGAAGATCAATACAATGAGATAAGAAATTGTATCGTTCAAAGTTCAAAAATACCCTTTTCCTACAGGACTACATTCACGACTTAAAgctcatatatatttttaaataatttatggTTATATGTTAGGATAATGGCGGCACTATGAAGTAAGACATTATGTCATACAGTGTAGCATTGCACTAACGTTTGCAACCAATATCCTTAGAGACACAATCTACAGCTTATTTAGAATAACCAATCATTTGTTGTCATATTGTATAAATTAAGCGATGAAGTCATTATGTAATGATATTATAACAATACAAGAATAAATAGTACTGCCTGATTGGGATATATAAAGTGTGAATGCTGGGGGGTGAgaaataagagaagaaaaaaatgatagATTGAtggatgcatttttttttccagctctaATATGTTTAAGTCAGTTTGATCCACATGCCCTAAACATACACTCTCAGGACATGAATAACACAATAagacaaacatgttgaaatgaaGAGTTCAGTAAAAATAGTCTTTCTTTGAATTTACTGATGTTTCAGTAACTTTGTTCAGATAGaaaattgctgacattttaatatacaGTCTGACTCTGACATTATTACACGTTACAACCATGTCTTCAACAATCCATCAAACAAGCAGGTGATCCCAgttctttttcaaatgaa harbors:
- the agxta gene encoding alanine--glyoxylate and serine--pyruvate aminotransferase a produces the protein MSSVPVPPPKCLLKPLVVPFRHMFGPGPSNVPPRILQAGANPVIGHMHPEIFEIMDDIKSGIQYMFQTQNRVTLAVSGTGHTAMECAIFNAVEPGEGVLTAVNGIWGERAADMAERIGARVNTIVAPPGGFLTNEEIERALAKHRPALLFLAHGESSTGVLHPLDGIGQLCHKYNCLFLVDSVASMGGAPLHMDQQGIDILYTGSQKVLNAPPGTAPISFSERACQKIFNRRTKPVSFFLDLNWLSNYWGCDGKPSRVYHHTGPVTAFYSLRESLAVLVEEGLEKSWERHKEVAEYFHTSLESMGLHLFVKEKKARLPTVTTIVAPTGYDWKEITSYIMKTHNLEISGGLGPSVGLVLRVGLMGCNSSKAHVDMVLAALKDALKHCHENKL
- the dtymk gene encoding thymidylate kinase, translated to MACKRGALIVLEGVDKAGKTTQCQKLLQALQQSGQSVEMMRFPDRSTTIGQLISAYLQKKSDLEDHTVHLLFSANRWEMVPLMKEKLEQGTTLVVDRYAFSGVAFTSAKPGFCLDWCMKPDVGLPKPDLVMFLQLSPVEAALRGQFGEERYETSIFQREVQRKFEELMKDPSVNWQVIDASKSVDDVHKDITTHSLDTINTAQNLPLGKLWK